A section of the Methanosarcina mazei S-6 genome encodes:
- a CDS encoding proteasome assembly chaperone family protein, with translation MQQSTLVRLKEKLTLKNPIMVVGLPGVGLVGKLVAEHLVDELAAERIMEVYSPHFPPQVLVNKDCTVRPVSNTIYLGKANETDVLFLVGDHQSTTAQGHYELCSLYLDIAEELKVPRIYTLGGYPTGKLTYEDTVLGVANSTELIEEIKQYGVEFRESEPSGGIVGASGLLVAFSGMRGIDAACLMGMTPGYLMDPKSAQSLLKVLCNIFGIEVNTDSLKKKAEEMENILEKLKEKEEQQNLPEVKPTEEDLRYIG, from the coding sequence ATGCAACAAAGTACACTTGTCCGCCTGAAAGAAAAACTTACACTGAAAAACCCCATAATGGTAGTAGGACTTCCCGGTGTAGGACTTGTTGGCAAGCTGGTAGCAGAACATCTGGTAGACGAACTCGCAGCTGAAAGGATTATGGAGGTTTATTCCCCGCACTTTCCGCCCCAGGTTCTCGTCAACAAAGATTGTACTGTCCGCCCTGTAAGCAACACCATATACCTTGGGAAAGCAAACGAAACTGATGTTCTTTTTCTAGTAGGAGATCACCAGAGCACTACTGCTCAGGGGCATTACGAACTCTGTTCTCTTTACCTGGACATTGCAGAGGAACTGAAAGTCCCCAGGATATACACTCTTGGAGGCTACCCGACAGGTAAACTTACTTATGAAGATACGGTTCTTGGAGTTGCCAACAGCACAGAATTGATAGAGGAAATTAAACAGTACGGTGTAGAGTTCAGGGAATCCGAGCCAAGCGGAGGAATCGTAGGAGCTTCCGGCCTGCTTGTGGCTTTCAGCGGGATGAGGGGCATAGATGCCGCCTGTCTTATGGGGATGACTCCCGGATACCTGATGGACCCTAAAAGCGCCCAGTCTCTTTTGAAAGTGCTGTGCAATATCTTCGGAATCGAGGTAAATACTGATTCTCTTAAGAAAAAAGCTGAAGAGATGGAAAACATCCTCGAAAAGCTGAAAGAAAAAGAAGAACAACAGAATCTTCCCGAAGTTAAACCCACGGAAGAAGACCTTCGGTATATAGGGTAA
- a CDS encoding pyridoxal phosphate-dependent aminotransferase, whose protein sequence is MFSINSECVISKKSEDIPPFYVMEVLESAQALEAQGRHIIHLEVGEPDFPTAPHICEAACAAIGRGLTKYTHSQGLLALREAIVESYYQKFGVDLDPGQVIVTSGTSPALLMVFMALLEKRDEVIMSNPHYSCYPNFVKHLGGTPVFVYTNETNGFALEPETVRQRLSPNTKAILINSPSNPGGHVMSPENLQGLAAIADERGIPIVSDEIYQGLIYSGEEHSILEYTKNAFVLNGFSKLYAMTGWRLGYIICPPGCVRALQKIHQNFFICANSFVQEAGIAALKGPQEHVTEMVQTYNVRRQYMLKRLIGMGLDVRKEPMGAFYVLADARKYCSDSLELSRRILNEAGVAVTPGIDFGNGAEGYLRFSYANSLENITEGMDRLEAFLEKELEG, encoded by the coding sequence ATGTTTTCGATAAACTCCGAATGCGTCATATCAAAAAAATCAGAGGATATCCCCCCTTTCTATGTGATGGAAGTCCTGGAAAGTGCCCAGGCTCTGGAAGCTCAGGGCAGGCACATAATCCACCTCGAGGTAGGAGAGCCCGATTTTCCTACCGCTCCACATATCTGTGAAGCCGCCTGCGCTGCTATTGGCAGGGGACTGACAAAGTACACTCATAGCCAGGGGTTGCTTGCTCTCAGAGAGGCGATAGTTGAGTCTTATTATCAGAAGTTTGGAGTGGACCTGGACCCGGGTCAGGTTATCGTTACCTCGGGGACAAGCCCGGCTCTCCTGATGGTTTTCATGGCTCTGCTTGAAAAGAGGGATGAAGTAATTATGTCTAACCCTCACTACTCCTGTTATCCGAATTTTGTAAAACACCTCGGCGGGACGCCTGTTTTTGTTTATACGAACGAAACAAACGGATTTGCCCTTGAGCCGGAAACAGTAAGGCAGCGCCTGAGCCCCAATACGAAAGCTATCCTTATCAACAGCCCTTCAAATCCGGGAGGGCATGTTATGTCCCCTGAAAACCTGCAGGGACTTGCAGCGATAGCTGATGAACGGGGAATTCCTATCGTTTCTGACGAGATCTACCAGGGCCTGATTTACAGCGGTGAAGAACACAGCATCCTTGAATACACAAAAAACGCCTTTGTCCTTAACGGGTTTTCCAAGCTGTATGCGATGACAGGCTGGAGGTTGGGCTATATTATCTGTCCCCCCGGATGCGTGCGTGCACTTCAGAAGATTCACCAGAACTTCTTTATCTGCGCCAACTCTTTTGTGCAGGAGGCAGGAATCGCGGCCCTGAAAGGTCCTCAGGAACATGTCACTGAGATGGTCCAGACCTATAATGTGCGCCGGCAGTATATGCTGAAAAGGCTTATCGGTATGGGGCTTGATGTACGCAAAGAGCCAATGGGAGCTTTTTATGTCCTTGCTGATGCCCGAAAATACTGCAGTGACTCCCTTGAACTGAGCCGCAGGATACTCAATGAGGCAGGTGTGGCTGTAACCCCGGGAATAGACTTCGGGAACGGGGCAGAGGGCTACCTGCGTTTTTCCTATGCCAACAGCCTGGAAAATATTACAGAAGGAATGGACCGCCTGGAAGCTTTTCTGGAAAAAGAGCTTGAAGGGTAA
- a CDS encoding queuosine precursor transporter — protein MKPIDYKIQILLTIFISSLLLGNLLGGKLVEIFGIVTSVGLFGYPPTFLITDIVEEVKGREVTKIFVHAGFLSLCIALFFIFVSTGLPPSPLYPHNEAYNHVFSGSLRIILASMIAFLISQYHDIWAFNFWKKKTNGRCLWLRNNLSTIVSQLLDSTVFMFIAFYHAGPEMGAAAIFSMILPLWILKVIFALLDTPFVYLGVKWLASGEEKENLHPDEGRETGIVKGQETPGSLNRSGL, from the coding sequence ATGAAACCCATAGATTATAAAATCCAGATTTTGCTGACAATTTTCATCAGTTCTCTGCTCCTCGGAAACCTCCTGGGGGGCAAGCTGGTCGAGATCTTTGGAATCGTAACCTCTGTCGGCCTTTTCGGATACCCGCCTACCTTTCTTATTACGGATATCGTAGAAGAGGTAAAAGGAAGAGAAGTGACAAAAATTTTCGTGCATGCAGGTTTTCTTTCACTTTGCATAGCCCTATTTTTCATATTTGTTAGCACAGGCCTTCCCCCTTCCCCTCTATATCCTCATAATGAAGCTTATAATCACGTTTTTTCAGGTTCCCTGAGAATTATCCTGGCAAGCATGATAGCTTTTCTCATAAGCCAGTACCACGACATCTGGGCTTTTAATTTCTGGAAGAAAAAAACAAATGGGAGATGCCTGTGGCTCAGGAATAATCTTTCAACAATTGTTTCCCAGCTTCTCGACTCTACCGTTTTTATGTTTATCGCTTTCTATCATGCAGGTCCTGAGATGGGCGCAGCTGCTATATTCTCCATGATTTTGCCGCTCTGGATTCTTAAGGTGATCTTTGCCCTTCTTGATACTCCATTTGTATACCTTGGAGTAAAATGGCTCGCTTCCGGAGAGGAAAAAGAGAACCTGCATCCTGATGAGGGCAGAGAGACAGGAATAGTTAAAGGTCAGGAGACCCCCGGCTCCTTAAACCGATCAGGATTGTAG
- a CDS encoding rubrerythrin family protein — MSSKDNLKAAFTGESMANRTYLAFAKKADEEGYHQIAKLFRAAAAAETIHAHNHLQRMGGIGTTMDNLKEAIEGETYEFTKMYPEFIEEARAEGDKRALWSFEVANKVEKVHAMLYEKALQEIGNNKEIDYYVCAVCGHTIEGEPEGNCPICGAAASKFNKID; from the coding sequence ATGAGTTCCAAAGACAACCTTAAAGCTGCATTTACCGGCGAATCGATGGCAAACAGGACATACCTGGCATTTGCGAAAAAAGCTGATGAAGAAGGTTATCACCAGATAGCAAAGCTCTTTAGAGCTGCTGCTGCTGCGGAAACGATCCACGCCCATAACCACCTTCAGCGTATGGGTGGAATCGGAACCACAATGGACAACCTGAAGGAAGCCATTGAAGGGGAAACATACGAATTTACCAAAATGTACCCCGAGTTTATAGAGGAAGCAAGGGCAGAAGGGGACAAAAGGGCTCTCTGGAGCTTCGAAGTGGCAAATAAGGTAGAAAAAGTCCATGCCATGCTGTACGAAAAAGCACTGCAAGAAATTGGAAATAATAAAGAAATTGATTATTACGTCTGCGCTGTCTGCGGGCATACCATAGAAGGGGAGCCTGAAGGCAACTGTCCTATCTGCGGGGCAGCCGCGTCAAAGTTCAACAAAATCGACTGA
- a CDS encoding endonuclease Q family protein, with the protein MKANADLHLHSKYSMACSSKMELPTIASEAARKGMELIGTGDCTHPKWLEDIKKAAISDEEIRIGDIFFIPTTEIEDIDRVHHLLILPSISKAEELAERISSFGNLEADGRPTVKLDGCEIAEIAKDIGALIGPCHAFTPWTALYGYHDSLESCYGSMTGYISFVELGLSADSDYADRIEELHRLTFLTNSDAHSPSTNKLAREFTQFNLPDMTFDGLKKAILREQGYGATLNVGFFPEEGKYNRSACIKCFTQYTLTEAEAIKWRCSVCGGIIKKGVEDRINELADFEVPRHPAYRPPYLHLMPLAEVIQMALGHASVQTKGVKTAWETLVEYFGNEVEALIYAEPEALKIVDEKIVNSILAFRNGDVIIHPGGGGKYGWLELPEHLKADKAEPAGKAGEAKKRARKETKKEREKTENQFSFSDFEGKKEEDTLKIDSGEAKEAESGNSEEESEEKTAAQKSLFDF; encoded by the coding sequence ATGAAAGCCAATGCAGACCTCCATCTCCACTCGAAGTACTCCATGGCATGTTCCTCAAAAATGGAACTGCCCACAATCGCAAGCGAAGCTGCAAGAAAAGGGATGGAACTTATAGGCACAGGGGACTGCACCCATCCGAAATGGCTTGAAGATATTAAAAAAGCAGCCATTTCAGACGAGGAAATCCGGATAGGAGATATATTTTTTATCCCGACTACCGAAATCGAAGATATCGACCGTGTACACCACCTCCTGATTTTGCCTTCCATTTCAAAAGCCGAAGAGCTGGCAGAGAGGATTTCCTCTTTCGGAAACCTTGAAGCAGACGGAAGGCCCACAGTTAAGCTGGACGGTTGTGAGATTGCTGAGATTGCAAAAGACATAGGAGCTCTAATCGGCCCCTGCCACGCTTTTACTCCCTGGACTGCTCTTTACGGCTACCATGACAGCCTTGAAAGCTGCTATGGGAGCATGACAGGTTACATTTCTTTTGTTGAACTTGGTCTGAGCGCGGACAGTGATTATGCTGACAGGATTGAAGAACTGCACAGGCTGACTTTCCTTACAAATTCTGATGCCCATTCCCCTTCTACCAATAAACTGGCAAGAGAATTTACTCAGTTCAACCTGCCTGACATGACTTTTGACGGGCTCAAAAAAGCCATTTTGAGAGAGCAGGGCTACGGGGCGACCCTGAATGTCGGCTTCTTCCCTGAAGAAGGAAAGTACAACCGCTCCGCCTGCATCAAATGTTTTACTCAATATACCCTTACCGAAGCCGAAGCTATCAAATGGCGCTGTTCAGTATGCGGAGGCATTATAAAAAAAGGTGTGGAAGACCGGATCAACGAACTTGCGGACTTTGAAGTACCAAGGCACCCTGCCTACCGTCCCCCTTACCTTCATCTTATGCCTCTTGCAGAAGTCATACAGATGGCACTTGGCCATGCAAGCGTCCAGACCAAAGGTGTAAAAACGGCATGGGAAACCCTCGTAGAGTATTTCGGAAACGAGGTTGAAGCCCTGATCTATGCAGAACCCGAAGCCCTGAAAATAGTTGACGAGAAAATAGTAAACTCAATCCTCGCCTTCAGGAACGGCGATGTTATAATCCACCCTGGAGGAGGCGGCAAGTACGGCTGGCTTGAGCTCCCTGAACACCTGAAAGCGGACAAAGCTGAACCTGCAGGAAAAGCCGGCGAAGCAAAGAAAAGAGCCAGGAAGGAGACAAAAAAAGAAAGGGAAAAAACAGAGAACCAGTTCTCGTTCTCTGATTTCGAAGGAAAAAAAGAAGAGGACACATTAAAGATTGATTCAGGAGAGGCAAAGGAAGCAGAATCAGGGAACTCAGAAGAAGAAAGTGAAGAAAAAACTGCAGCCCAGAAGTCTCTTTTTGACTTCTAA
- a CDS encoding RNA-protein complex protein Nop10, with amino-acid sequence MGQKIRKCKNCGRYTLREKCPVCGEVTLPAIPARFSPQDPYGKYRRLAKKG; translated from the coding sequence TTGGGACAAAAGATCCGCAAATGCAAAAATTGCGGCAGGTACACTTTAAGGGAAAAATGTCCGGTTTGCGGGGAAGTAACTTTACCCGCTATTCCGGCTCGCTTTTCTCCTCAGGACCCTTACGGTAAGTACCGCAGACTGGCAAAGAAAGGATAA
- a CDS encoding ribonuclease H family protein: MLEVYCDSSYNENGDSYIGCVVLREGRQIHQSTTEVRDNPRNNLDCELDALDFAISLVRIFSKGDKEIVVYNDSTEAVKNFQGKAEGAEQEFSGSGISFEYIPREKMYQAAADSLSKKFPVFFSSTAMCSVESFSRREDILSDITRNKSSVFYLEKVPEMSSNKKTCYRLVVRTMEKILSDDRFYTIKKGGPGTQVKAAEEIRKDLSNPEVLSSLKSKGIRLENSYFLLTDETWGLRGTDSQACSILPPSIPHKIICDEVDRSPQNLFKRAERFR; encoded by the coding sequence ATGCTTGAAGTCTACTGCGACTCATCTTATAATGAAAATGGAGATTCCTATATAGGCTGCGTGGTGCTGCGGGAAGGCAGGCAGATCCATCAGTCAACGACCGAAGTCCGGGATAATCCTCGTAATAATCTTGATTGCGAACTTGATGCTCTCGATTTTGCCATTTCCCTTGTCAGGATTTTTTCCAAAGGCGATAAAGAAATAGTTGTTTATAATGATTCTACAGAAGCCGTAAAAAATTTTCAGGGAAAGGCTGAGGGTGCAGAACAGGAGTTTTCAGGGTCCGGGATTAGCTTTGAGTATATCCCACGTGAAAAGATGTATCAGGCAGCCGCAGACAGCCTGTCCAAAAAGTTTCCTGTTTTTTTCTCAAGTACAGCTATGTGTAGTGTGGAATCCTTTTCAAGACGTGAAGACATTCTCTCTGACATTACCCGCAATAAAAGCAGTGTTTTTTATCTTGAAAAAGTGCCGGAAATGTCTTCAAATAAAAAAACCTGCTACAGGCTGGTAGTCCGAACCATGGAAAAAATCCTTTCTGATGACAGGTTTTATACTATAAAAAAAGGAGGTCCGGGAACTCAGGTAAAAGCTGCTGAAGAGATCAGGAAAGACCTCTCAAACCCTGAGGTCCTCTCTTCCCTGAAATCGAAAGGTATCAGGCTTGAAAATTCCTACTTCCTGCTCACGGATGAGACATGGGGGCTGCGGGGCACGGACAGCCAGGCCTGCTCTATACTTCCCCCTTCCATCCCACATAAAATCATATGCGATGAGGTGGACCGGTCGCCTCAAAATCTTTTCAAAAGAGCAGAGCGTTTCAGGTGA
- the groL gene encoding chaperonin GroEL (60 kDa chaperone family; promotes refolding of misfolded polypeptides especially under stressful conditions; forms two stacked rings of heptamers to form a barrel-shaped 14mer; ends can be capped by GroES; misfolded proteins enter the barrel where they are refolded when GroES binds), translating to MASKQIMFDEGARKALLSGVDKVANTVKITLGPKGRYVVLDKSTKPVVTNDGVTIAKEIELHDKFENMGAKLVKEVASKTQDNTGDGTTTATLLAQSMIREGLKNISAGANPIEVKKGIEIATEKVVGYLKGKSVEVKGKDKIIQVATISANNDEEIGNLIADAMERVGYNGVITVEDSKTMETSLDVVEGMQFDRGFVSPYMALDTEKMVCEFEDPYILITDKKINSMKQIVPVLEKVASEGRSLLIIAEDVDGDAQAALILNIIRGALRVCAVKAPGFGNERKEMLEDIAILTGGQVISEEKGMKLEEFSDYMLGNARKVTVDNHKTIIVEGRGDKADIDERVRVIEAQINIAEADYRKTELKKRMAKLGGGVAVIKVGAATETELKEKKMRIDDALNATKAAVEEGVVTGGGISLFRAAATLDSLDLDGDRQIGVKIVQRAIEDPVRQIAANAGREGAEVVAAIKAESSEHFGYNAKTDVFEDLFEAGVIDPTKVVRSGLQNAASIAGMVLTTEALVTDFDEEKDERTAAIII from the coding sequence ATGGCTTCAAAGCAGATAATGTTTGATGAAGGTGCGAGAAAAGCACTCTTAAGCGGTGTGGATAAGGTCGCAAATACCGTTAAGATCACCCTGGGGCCCAAAGGGCGTTATGTTGTTCTGGATAAAAGCACAAAACCCGTGGTCACAAATGACGGTGTCACCATTGCAAAAGAAATAGAGCTCCATGACAAATTCGAAAATATGGGAGCTAAACTTGTTAAGGAAGTAGCCTCCAAAACCCAGGACAACACCGGGGACGGGACTACAACGGCAACCCTTCTTGCCCAGAGCATGATCCGGGAAGGCCTGAAGAACATCAGTGCCGGGGCAAACCCGATTGAAGTCAAGAAAGGGATTGAGATTGCCACGGAAAAGGTTGTAGGATACCTCAAAGGCAAGAGTGTTGAGGTAAAAGGAAAGGATAAAATCATACAGGTAGCCACAATTTCCGCAAACAACGACGAAGAAATAGGCAATCTGATTGCCGATGCTATGGAAAGGGTCGGCTACAACGGGGTAATCACTGTTGAAGACTCAAAGACCATGGAGACCAGCCTTGATGTGGTCGAAGGTATGCAGTTCGACCGCGGGTTTGTTTCCCCGTACATGGCTCTTGACACCGAAAAGATGGTCTGCGAGTTTGAAGACCCATATATCCTGATTACGGACAAAAAAATCAACAGCATGAAGCAGATCGTGCCTGTGCTTGAGAAAGTTGCTTCTGAAGGGAGATCTCTCCTGATTATTGCTGAAGATGTCGACGGAGACGCCCAGGCTGCTTTGATTCTGAACATCATCCGCGGAGCCCTCAGAGTTTGCGCTGTAAAAGCTCCGGGGTTCGGAAACGAGAGAAAAGAGATGCTTGAGGACATTGCTATCCTTACCGGTGGGCAGGTAATAAGCGAAGAAAAGGGCATGAAGCTTGAAGAATTCAGCGATTACATGCTTGGAAATGCCAGGAAAGTCACGGTTGACAACCACAAAACCATTATCGTTGAAGGCAGGGGTGATAAGGCAGACATCGATGAAAGAGTCAGGGTCATTGAAGCCCAGATCAATATTGCTGAAGCCGACTACAGAAAGACCGAACTTAAAAAGCGCATGGCAAAACTGGGCGGCGGCGTTGCAGTAATTAAAGTTGGAGCCGCAACCGAAACCGAACTCAAGGAAAAGAAGATGAGAATCGATGACGCCCTGAATGCAACGAAAGCAGCAGTAGAGGAAGGTGTGGTCACAGGAGGAGGAATAAGTCTCTTCCGTGCGGCGGCGACCCTTGATTCCCTTGACCTTGACGGCGACAGGCAGATTGGAGTAAAAATTGTCCAGAGAGCTATAGAAGACCCTGTACGCCAGATCGCTGCAAATGCAGGAAGAGAAGGCGCTGAAGTGGTAGCAGCCATAAAAGCTGAATCCAGTGAGCATTTCGGGTACAACGCAAAAACGGATGTTTTTGAAGACCTCTTCGAAGCAGGAGTAATCGACCCGACAAAAGTCGTAAGAAGCGGGCTCCAGAATGCTGCCTCAATCGCAGGCATGGTGCTCACAACAGAAGCTCTTGTAACAGACTTCGATGAAGAAAAGGATGAAAGGACAGCGGCAATCATTATCTGA
- the groES gene encoding co-chaperone GroES: MIVKPIGERVLLKHQKKEEVTKGGIYIPESARQEKKEGIVVAVGTFEDGKELPLKKDDHVIYGGYQADEIEIDDEKYIFVDFKDILATVVEE, encoded by the coding sequence ATGATTGTCAAACCTATTGGCGAACGTGTATTACTCAAGCACCAGAAGAAAGAAGAAGTCACTAAAGGCGGGATCTATATCCCTGAATCAGCAAGGCAGGAAAAGAAAGAAGGAATTGTTGTCGCTGTGGGGACATTTGAAGATGGGAAAGAACTTCCCCTTAAGAAGGATGACCATGTAATTTACGGGGGATATCAGGCTGATGAGATTGAAATCGATGATGAAAAATATATTTTTGTCGATTTCAAGGATATCCTGGCAACAGTTGTTGAAGAATAA
- a CDS encoding 50S ribosomal protein L44e — translation MKIPKRFRTYCPFCKTHQEHVAERVKKGQASSMTHIARQKQRQQGIGNSGKFSKVPGGDKPTKRIWLRYRCTVCKKAHQRPCFRAKKFEFKE, via the coding sequence ATGAAGATTCCAAAGAGATTCAGAACTTACTGCCCGTTCTGTAAAACCCACCAGGAACACGTAGCAGAGAGGGTAAAAAAGGGACAGGCTTCATCAATGACTCACATTGCAAGGCAGAAGCAGAGACAGCAGGGCATAGGGAACAGCGGAAAGTTCTCAAAAGTGCCTGGTGGCGACAAGCCAACAAAGCGCATCTGGCTCAGGTACCGCTGCACTGTATGCAAGAAAGCCCACCAGAGACCCTGCTTCAGGGCAAAGAAGTTCGAGTTCAAGGAGTAA
- a CDS encoding ArsR family transcriptional regulator encodes MVQQIILRNLEKPRIKSLEEDLIWFCDSFGFSSGRDTENTANRIIFSLLEKLSNDRESSSEDLAEDLDMKISRINHHLRNLNESGLLYRKKRLIYLRGGSLKAAVREMRKDSERILDELESVAEEIDLMMGLKNR; translated from the coding sequence ATGGTTCAGCAAATTATCCTCAGAAACCTTGAAAAACCCAGGATTAAAAGCCTTGAGGAAGACCTTATATGGTTCTGTGACAGCTTTGGCTTTTCTTCTGGGAGGGACACGGAAAATACAGCTAACAGGATAATTTTCAGTTTGCTTGAAAAGCTTTCAAATGACAGGGAAAGCTCATCCGAAGACCTGGCTGAAGATCTGGATATGAAAATTTCAAGAATCAACCACCATCTCCGAAACCTCAATGAGTCCGGGCTCCTGTACAGGAAAAAACGCCTGATTTATCTGAGGGGGGGCAGCCTTAAAGCTGCAGTAAGGGAGATGAGAAAGGACTCGGAAAGGATACTGGATGAGCTGGAAAGCGTAGCTGAAGAGATCGACCTGATGATGGGCCTTAAAAACAGATAA
- a CDS encoding DUF362 domain-containing protein, producing the protein MNKVSIVPCSDYSSAKEAIARALDLLGGLENVIGKGDSVLLKPNILAASPPEAAATTHPAVVAAMCEFVINAGGKPVVGDGAGISRPGATAKALKTSGIEEAALRAGARVVNFETAGFSLVEVPEPLQFRKLYIAKPVLEADVIISLPKLKTHELTYYTGAVKNFFGALPLRCRKETHLLGERDLFGEAVADLYSVIRPDFAVMDGIVGMEGNGPSHGKPINSGVILASRDCVSLDIVAAEMIGFDPLKIPTTAGVLKKGFGNQCPVVVGTPLKEVKKKFKPSSGGVSKVPPFLTRRLGKYYTAYPRINQRKCTRCSACYNNCSPHAVERLADGSFRINKDKCILCYCCRELCPNNAVEIKKSLLATLLTARESIFQKT; encoded by the coding sequence ATGAATAAAGTCTCCATAGTTCCCTGTTCTGATTATTCCAGCGCAAAAGAAGCAATAGCCAGAGCTCTGGACCTTCTGGGCGGTCTTGAAAATGTAATCGGCAAGGGAGACAGCGTACTCCTGAAGCCAAATATCCTTGCAGCAAGCCCCCCCGAAGCCGCCGCAACTACCCACCCGGCTGTGGTCGCGGCGATGTGCGAGTTCGTTATCAATGCAGGAGGGAAGCCAGTGGTAGGGGACGGAGCCGGGATCTCAAGACCTGGGGCTACTGCAAAAGCCCTGAAAACCTCAGGGATAGAAGAAGCTGCCTTAAGAGCAGGAGCCAGGGTTGTGAACTTTGAGACTGCAGGTTTTAGCCTTGTAGAAGTCCCGGAACCTCTTCAATTCAGGAAACTGTATATTGCAAAACCTGTCCTTGAAGCCGATGTTATAATATCCCTCCCAAAACTGAAAACGCATGAGCTCACCTATTATACAGGCGCGGTTAAGAACTTCTTTGGCGCTCTTCCCCTCAGGTGCCGGAAAGAGACTCACCTCCTCGGGGAGAGGGATCTTTTTGGAGAGGCAGTTGCAGATTTATATTCTGTCATCCGGCCCGATTTTGCAGTAATGGATGGAATTGTGGGTATGGAGGGAAACGGGCCATCCCATGGGAAACCCATAAACTCAGGAGTAATTCTGGCAAGCAGGGACTGTGTTTCCCTGGATATTGTCGCGGCAGAGATGATAGGATTTGACCCTCTGAAAATCCCCACGACCGCGGGTGTCCTGAAGAAAGGCTTTGGAAACCAGTGCCCTGTTGTGGTCGGAACACCATTAAAAGAAGTCAAAAAGAAATTCAAGCCATCAAGCGGTGGAGTCAGTAAAGTTCCTCCTTTTCTGACGCGCCGCCTCGGAAAATATTATACCGCTTACCCGAGAATTAACCAGAGGAAATGCACCCGCTGCTCTGCGTGCTACAATAACTGTTCTCCTCATGCTGTAGAGCGCCTTGCGGACGGGAGTTTCAGGATAAATAAGGATAAATGTATTTTATGTTATTGCTGCCGTGAACTCTGCCCCAATAATGCGGTTGAGATTAAAAAATCGCTGCTGGCAACTCTTTTGACAGCAAGAGAAAGTATATTCCAGAAAACATGA
- a CDS encoding translation initiation factor IF-2 subunit alpha: protein MGNDNWPEVGEFVVCTVKNVTDFGAYVELEEFGGREGFIHISEIKAGWVKYVRDYVREGQKIVCKVLNVDPSRGHIDLSLKDVNEHQRRAKIQEWKNEQKAAKWLQFVAEETKTDENGLQALHERLVEDFGSAYSAFEEAAIEGERAFKGLKVNKKYLKSIVKIAGENIKLPFVDIAGYVDLTCNLPNGIEVIKQSLNAANSISDVDGKDIRLEITYTGAPRYRIKVIAPDYKKAESVLKKSAQTAVDTISKLGGHGIFKRHIESAKA, encoded by the coding sequence ATGGGAAACGATAACTGGCCTGAAGTCGGAGAGTTTGTTGTCTGTACGGTGAAGAATGTAACTGATTTCGGAGCCTACGTCGAGCTTGAAGAATTCGGAGGAAGGGAAGGTTTCATCCATATCTCCGAAATTAAAGCAGGCTGGGTCAAGTACGTCAGGGACTACGTAAGGGAAGGGCAGAAGATTGTCTGCAAGGTTCTGAACGTGGACCCTTCCCGCGGCCACATAGACCTTTCATTGAAAGACGTGAACGAGCACCAGCGGCGGGCTAAAATCCAGGAATGGAAGAATGAGCAGAAAGCCGCCAAGTGGCTCCAGTTCGTGGCCGAAGAAACCAAGACAGATGAAAACGGCCTGCAGGCTCTTCACGAGAGACTTGTTGAAGATTTCGGAAGCGCATATTCAGCCTTTGAAGAAGCAGCTATCGAAGGGGAGAGGGCTTTTAAAGGGCTCAAAGTCAACAAGAAATACCTGAAGAGCATAGTCAAAATCGCAGGAGAAAACATCAAACTGCCCTTCGTGGATATCGCAGGGTATGTTGATCTGACCTGTAATCTTCCAAACGGCATAGAGGTCATAAAACAATCCCTCAATGCTGCCAATTCCATCAGCGATGTGGATGGAAAAGATATCAGGCTCGAAATAACTTACACAGGAGCCCCAAGATACAGAATCAAGGTAATAGCTCCTGATTATAAGAAAGCCGAATCAGTCCTTAAGAAATCCGCCCAGACGGCAGTAGACACTATTTCCAAACTTGGCGGACATGGGATCTTCAAACGGCATATCGAATCGGCAAAGGCGTGA
- a CDS encoding 30S ribosomal protein S27e gives MVDYTQRPKSRFLRVKCNDCENEQIIFGSASRKITCVVCGRTLAEPTGGKSTITTHILEVLE, from the coding sequence ATGGTAGACTATACCCAGAGACCAAAGAGCAGGTTCCTGCGCGTAAAGTGCAATGACTGCGAAAACGAACAGATCATATTCGGAAGCGCAAGCCGCAAGATTACCTGCGTTGTCTGTGGAAGAACCCTTGCCGAACCAACCGGTGGAAAATCTACAATTACCACTCACATCCTGGAAGTGCTTGAATAA